In Humulus lupulus chromosome 6, drHumLupu1.1, whole genome shotgun sequence, a single genomic region encodes these proteins:
- the LOC133782153 gene encoding probable receptor-like protein kinase At1g11050 — MEIALGFAFLSLLSFSTLAAPAPAENSTACPMDLNYLFRIGWNTTSCRNFKPPPSPAKQRNQSADHPKTPCCQALLSLFGIGLAQHLKETSQFQLPNFQTSASCLGEFQSKLSSFSTSNGLLLSQDAVSYCFDPLQFVITPNICARIQSSDDWVRQLGHTTVLDTACRPDLTDLTLCDGCVAAGLNVQANLTSHDGNTSHAKDCWYFTILYAAGIVNEFGPESNGAVSCIFGLSVDSHAGSGSKNRAPLVFGLTGAGVAVFVMFSLLGLYFWYDKRWRSKSFEGGAGMEGGFDLEEPGSRPRVRPNTGSIWFKIEELEKATNNFSQKNFIGRGGFGLVYRGVLPDGSSVAVKRVIESDFQGNAEFCNEVEIISNLKHRNLVPLRGCCVVDGNEYNEGESQRYLVYEYMPNGNLDDHIFLQSDIHGGVERPRLTWPQRKSIILDVAKGLAYLHYGVKPAIYHRDIKATNILLDADMRARVADFGLAKQSREGQSHMTTRVAGTHGYLAPEYALYGQLTEKSDVYSFGIVVLEIMCGRKALDLSSSGSPRAFLITDWVWSLVKAGKVEKALDASLLKNEDSVNSNPKSIMERFLLVGILCAHVMVALRPTIMDALKMLEGDIEVPPLPDRPMPLGHPSFYGNGNTFSISPALSGPQLHTGDMLR; from the coding sequence ATGGAGATCGCCCTAGGGTTCGCCTTTCTCTCActtctttctttctctacctTGGCTGCTCCGGCGCCGGCGGAAAATTCCACAGCTTGCCCGATGGATCTAAATTACTTGTTCCGAATCGGTTGGAACACGACAAGTTGCCGGAATTTCAAACCTCCTCCTTCTCCGGCGAAACAGAGAAACCAATCAGCTGATCACCCCAAAACTCCCTGCTGCCAAGCCTTACTATCCCTCTTCGGCATCGGTCTGGCCCAACACCTGAAGGAGACTTCTCAGTTCCAGCTCCCCAATTTCCAGACCTCCGCTTCTTGCCTCGGCGAGTTTCAGTCCAAGCTCTCGTCGTTTTCCACCTCCAATGGTCTTTTGCTATCGCAAGACGCCGTTTCGTACTGCTTTGACCCTCTCCAGTTCGTGATCACTCCAAATATATGCGCCCGTATTCAGTCCTCAGACGATTGGGTCCGTCAGCTCGGACACACCACGGTACTCGACACGGCGTGCCGCCCTGACCTGACAGATCTCACCCTCTGCGATGGTTGTGTAGCTGCCGGGTTAAATGTCCAGGCGAATTTGACCTCTCATGACGGTAACACTTCTCACGCTAAAGACTGTTGGTACTTCACGATTCTGTATGCTGCTGGTATAGTTAACGAGTTTGGGCCGGAAAGTAATGGTGCCGTTTCGTGTATCTTTGGCTTGTCGGTGGATTCTCATGCGGGTTCTGGGAGTAAGAACCGTGCGCCTCTTGTTTTTGGGTTAACTGGTGCTGGGGTTGCTGTTTTTGTCATGTTCAGCTTGTTGGGTCTGTATTTTTGGTATGATAAGAGATGGAGGAGTAAAAGTTTTGAAGGCGGGGCTGGTATGGAAGGTGGATTTGATTTGGAGGAGCCGGGGTCGAGGCCTCGAGTGAGACCCAATACTGGTTCCATTTGGTTTAAGATTGAGGAACTTGAAAAGGCGACCAACAATTTCTCGCAGAAGAATTTTATAGGGAGAGGAGGGTTTGGTTTGGTTTACAGAGGGGTTTTGCCTGATGGGAGTTCGGTTGCGGTAAAGAGAGTTATAGAGTCTGATTTTCAAGGGAATGCTGAGTTTTGCAATGAGGTTGAAATTATTAGCAATTTGAAGCACCGGAATCTTGTACCGCTTAGAGGGTGTTGTGTGGTTGATGGGAATGAGTATAATGAGGGTGAAAGCCAAAGGTACCTTGTTTACGAGTACATGCCAAATGGAAATCTGGATGATCATATATTTCTACAATCGGATATCCATGGTGGAGTTGAGAGACCACGATTGACATGGCCTCAGAGGAAGAGCATAATTTTAGATGTGGCAAAGGGGTTAGCTTATTTGCATTATGGGGTGAAGCCTGCAATATATCATAGAGATATTAAGGCCACCAATATATTACTTGATGCTGATATGAGAGCCAGAGTGGCCGATTTTGGACTTGCAAAGCAAAGCAGGGAAGGACAGTCCCATATGACAACTAGGGTGGCAGGGACTCATGGCTACTTAGCTCCTGAGTATGCTCTTTATGGACAGCTGACTGAGAAGAGCGATGTTTATAGCTTTGGGATTGTTGTTTTGGAGATAATGTGTGGGAGGAAAGCTCTTGATTTGTCTTCCTCAGGATCCCCACGAGCATTTTTGATCACCGATTGGGTGTGGTCATTAGTAAAAGCTGGAAAAGTAGAAAAGGCTTTGGATGCTTCATTGTTAAAAAACGAGGATTCTGTAAATTCGAATCCAAAGAGCATTATGGAGAGATTTCTGCTGGTTGGTATATTGTGTGCTCATGTGATGGTGGCCTTAAGGCCTACCATTATGGACGCACTGAAAATGTTGGAAGGTGATATCGAGGTTCCTCCACTTCCAGACAGACCAATGCCCCTCGGGCATCCTTCGTTCTATGGCAATGGTAATACTTTCAGCATATCGCCGGCATTAAGCGGGCCACAATTACATACTGGAGACATGCTCAGGTAG